The following are from one region of the Simiduia agarivorans SA1 = DSM 21679 genome:
- a CDS encoding ATP-binding protein has translation MPVFREFFRHLSIRHKLLAIIVVSLLITTTIASIAFIIYDRHHAEKQLAEQVGLIAQITGMRSSAALAFGDKIAMNANLEALATLPGFISACSYDRDLKPFVELQNKASPYSLCPALTADALADHISYRYLDVIRPIKRNQTVYGHIYMRYSLDEVIERTWIFSMVALLISLGSIGLALIFSRRMQGAFIYPIISLNAIADLVAQSEDYSVRAPVHSDDEIGNLVRSFNGMLHLIQQKHINLVEAITELQQTSENLKQLAKSAEEKGEEFQQLLASAAHDLRQPLQAMAIFVDALKSTASKDQAQLVRKLDIAIDNMSQLFSDLLDYSRLQNRAHQHIVESPVELKQLLRRVSHEFDAIASDKNLSVRFRADDIKVQSHETTLERIVRNLLSNALRYTETGGVLITCRYRDRHVVIEVYDTGIGIKPESMDKIFQSYVQEENRSDAQKQGVGLGLSIVTRLIDLMGFKLEVKSRVGRGSLFRIHIPTGKLLDAPAGVTANTGLTLDSPLTRQQVLAERVVCVLDDDPAILEQLETLLINWGAQVYSAASLDALRDQLNDLKIDPPDVIVSDYQLGVVDTGIDAVDLIRVTCNEPIPALIVTGIEDEAELQILRNQGYSVLRKPVKPAKMRAMLSFMLNPDS, from the coding sequence ATGCCGGTTTTTCGCGAATTTTTTCGCCATCTGTCTATACGCCACAAGCTGCTGGCCATTATCGTGGTGTCATTGCTGATCACTACCACTATTGCCTCCATCGCGTTCATTATCTACGACCGCCACCATGCCGAAAAACAGTTGGCAGAACAGGTGGGGCTCATCGCCCAGATCACCGGCATGCGCAGCTCGGCCGCACTGGCCTTTGGTGACAAGATTGCGATGAATGCCAACCTCGAAGCACTCGCGACCTTGCCCGGCTTTATATCGGCCTGCAGTTACGATCGCGACCTGAAACCCTTTGTTGAACTGCAGAACAAGGCATCGCCCTATTCACTGTGCCCTGCGCTCACTGCCGATGCACTGGCCGATCATATAAGCTATCGCTATCTGGACGTGATCCGCCCGATCAAGCGCAACCAGACAGTCTATGGCCATATTTACATGCGCTACAGTCTGGACGAAGTGATTGAAAGAACGTGGATATTTTCCATGGTGGCGTTGCTCATTTCGCTTGGCTCCATCGGTTTGGCACTGATATTTTCCCGCCGGATGCAAGGCGCGTTTATCTACCCCATTATCAGCCTCAATGCCATTGCCGACCTGGTTGCACAAAGCGAGGATTACTCGGTGCGCGCGCCGGTACACAGTGACGATGAAATCGGCAATCTGGTCAGGTCTTTTAATGGCATGCTGCACCTGATTCAGCAAAAGCACATCAACCTGGTTGAGGCCATTACCGAACTTCAGCAAACCTCGGAAAACCTCAAACAACTGGCCAAAAGCGCGGAAGAAAAAGGCGAAGAATTCCAGCAACTGCTGGCCTCCGCCGCTCACGATTTACGCCAGCCCCTGCAGGCCATGGCCATTTTTGTGGATGCACTCAAAAGCACCGCCAGCAAAGACCAGGCACAGCTGGTGCGCAAGCTCGACATCGCCATCGACAACATGAGCCAGCTGTTCTCAGACTTGCTGGATTATTCGCGCCTGCAGAACCGTGCGCACCAGCACATTGTGGAATCGCCGGTAGAACTGAAACAGTTATTGCGCCGCGTCTCGCACGAATTTGACGCCATTGCCAGCGATAAAAACCTGTCTGTTCGATTCCGTGCCGACGACATCAAAGTACAGAGCCACGAGACCACGCTGGAACGGATTGTGCGCAACCTGCTCAGTAACGCCCTGCGCTACACCGAAACCGGGGGCGTGCTGATTACCTGTCGTTATCGCGACCGGCATGTGGTAATTGAGGTGTACGACACCGGTATCGGTATCAAACCCGAGTCCATGGATAAGATTTTCCAGAGCTATGTACAGGAAGAAAACCGTTCCGACGCGCAAAAGCAGGGGGTTGGCCTTGGTCTGTCTATCGTCACCCGGCTGATCGACCTTATGGGCTTTAAACTGGAAGTGAAATCGCGCGTGGGCCGCGGCAGCCTGTTCCGCATTCACATTCCCACCGGCAAATTGCTGGATGCGCCCGCCGGTGTGACCGCCAACACCGGCCTGACCCTGGATTCCCCCCTCACCCGCCAGCAGGTGCTGGCCGAACGGGTGGTGTGTGTGCTCGATGACGACCCGGCCATTCTGGAACAACTGGAAACACTGCTCATAAACTGGGGCGCCCAGGTGTACAGCGCGGCCTCGCTGGATGCGCTGCGCGACCAGCTCAACGACCTCAAGATTGATCCGCCCGATGTGATTGTGAGCGATTACCAGTTGGGTGTGGTGGATACCGGCATCGACGCCGTGGATCTGATCCGGGTGACGTGTAACGAACCCATCCCGGCGTTGATTGTGACCGGCATCGAAGACGAAGCGGAATTGCAGATTCTGCGCAACCAGGGCTACAGCGTATTAAGAAAACCGGTGAAGCCCGCCAAGATGCGGGCCATGCTGAGCTTTATGCTTAACCCGGATAGCTGA
- a CDS encoding YfiR family protein: MKNVCTGLIRLIGVLALMASAWTHAQMDKQQAELQVKALFLYNFANFVEWPDDAFNSPDAPIRMCLFGEIPFGIFLDSVNGTPIGARNLAVIRTQDKTDIASGCHILFVGGDQKASLPDFWKDVQFLFVLSVGEQKAFADSGGIINIFRTQDQYQFEVNISNAMAAGLFLSSDLLSLAREIHENTQ, translated from the coding sequence ATGAAAAATGTTTGCACAGGCCTGATCCGATTGATTGGCGTTCTGGCTCTGATGGCGAGTGCATGGACGCATGCGCAAATGGACAAACAACAAGCCGAGCTCCAGGTAAAGGCTCTGTTTCTCTATAATTTCGCCAATTTTGTGGAGTGGCCGGATGATGCGTTCAATAGCCCGGACGCCCCCATCCGCATGTGCCTGTTTGGTGAAATTCCCTTTGGCATTTTTCTCGATAGCGTTAACGGCACCCCCATCGGGGCCCGCAATTTGGCAGTGATTCGCACGCAAGACAAAACCGATATCGCCTCGGGCTGCCATATTCTGTTTGTAGGCGGTGACCAGAAAGCGTCGTTGCCGGATTTCTGGAAAGATGTTCAATTCCTGTTTGTACTGAGCGTGGGCGAGCAAAAGGCCTTTGCCGACAGCGGCGGCATCATCAATATCTTCCGCACCCAGGATCAGTACCAGTTTGAAGTCAACATCAGTAACGCCATGGCGGCCGGATTATTTTTAAGCAGTGACCTGTTAAGCCTGGCGCGGGAAATTCACGAGAACACCCAATAG
- a CDS encoding filamentous hemagglutinin N-terminal domain-containing protein, whose protein sequence is MTSHRSLHATPKRIAAAIASALASGFLHATPSTPVVTNGQAQVEQHPGNMIIHQTSQRAVLEYQQFSIGAGESVQFIQPNAQSLTLNKVTGPDASQIAGQLSANGHVYLVNPNGVFFSPGAQVDVTGLVVTTLDIDRDDFMSGDFTLHSPGNGEIVNQADINADALLAFVAPFIRNEGTLAADKQVQLLAEDTLVITPNGEHTGIAVSRDAIAESDRTVINQGDIKGHWVVLSAGAVDALHQSLVDNAGAVRAHSLADLTGGAIEAAASSVNNTGTLLADAQGEIVITGDYLYNNGHMATPGGTISLNAEKVLVLDHQSEQDASATTTGDGGSVINYAKGFAHFNADARIAARGGSESGNGGFVEVSGIDYVEAYGLVDTRAANGTTGTYLIDPTDITISAAAESGGAFGGPPYNWVPSGASSNIDVGILQTNLQTSSVTINTASGFAGTGDITIATDIDIDGSGANVLNLIADNNIIMNAGTTISDSNTGTVESMQLNMQAGGNLIMATTASLSLGGGKFGGVFGGNADISAIVSLNNAADAITLAVGDTLTDIHGATNNFITPGGVIITAGTVNPLLVSVNSMDLTTTVGNATITSSGAISFSDIDTAGNATINMSAGALTIAGFTDAANLTLNAGAGNVILPDAGIAITGNVNITAGDLLDADRSVILSGNNLVLNTGIAAGDLTINGNFNTVDLTQTGTNTLTYDDADTVAINNFSVTGGGGLDILSFGDMNIATDIDYDGNNGAALTIGSYANNLLLNANILDSNTGTNDAIGLVLTAGNNLVMLDTSQVDINNGVLLVNATGDVTLGNLASTNNTGVAITVTAGNRILDGGDTFTDIVAVNGNTHLTAVNGISDIEIQTERLSLTNTGSGNTTVTETNTVIMDTINTVGTATINATARIEIADGVVVSAQNLTLNSTDLQLGNAGIANVSGTLNIAADNIYDADQTVNLAAGTLVLNTNLAGGDLVVNSTINNADISLSSANSFTLNNTGALSLDNLIMGTGTYQINSTGNLTLANTIDTNSSIGATLGLNSSGGDLLINANIEDTIASGDNVTINLDAGNDIIMLDGTVVSANDADITLNAGNNVVVSSLHSTNTAGLAITVTAGNQIIDGGDLDQDIRPLGGRASLTAVNGIGMGNAIETRGTALDLFNTGSGDIEAYNFSGTMDVRTLNNVGNTYLSSADAIKIQSGAVVATQDLSLIATTNIELPDTAIANIAGTFTLSGTDIFDSDRTVAFAAIPVDITTATAGGDSVFGLTGSSITLNNTGTSLITLNKTNAGNLAIVNGDTGSGDLSVNLLDGLLQVNNTATGLRTAGALSISANSIFDVPNDGVVTLRGSSVNLNLLQTSTALQTNLFTNQLTLTGPSATNLTVQRNSGDLNINAINWAGDLTFNLNSGRLILNNSGLTSAGTLTLSADDLLDSDRTLILTANNLNLASGFTGGDLTLNTTVANLGITNSGINALTVNETDALTLTSLNSTGALSISNAGNLTLGPVAAVTDLDLTSTGDVITDDTGLNNVSGTLVINAADLRDSDRSVSLGAGTLTLASGFIGGDLTLNTTAANLGITNSGTNALTVNETDALTLTSLNSTGALSISNAGNLTLAPVTAVTDLNLTSTGDVITDDTGLNNVSGTLVINAADLRDSDRNVTLQANTASISLAAQAGATAIDSQVTNLNWTGSNALTLTQTGALQLNADMGGADLSIASNDNILITGLILPANVAITTSGTLQLPDALPTAGSWQLTAADLFDSDRQLTLNGANLFLDLSAPGGNLAIASNAAQADLNFANHQLTLDTTPAGALALNDLDSDGFAAQISNGSLRINLLQNDLFINSDMQATDTVADGTRHGKLGIFLSGGNLTLANGVTLAALNNVENSIGGGWDNDQTALLIRQLDQTDTSYTWTIGTNALLEAQGGDLVLDNYNDAALNTGVRTITLNTGSSLRSYNSLGDSQTGTVINQSVDASNATLSAYANRQLALLTEAPTPTPTPVPTPVPTPMPTPTPERPVDLDSVQNDLSKPTENTETSTPNETANPSVDNLLTRATGACQPDNSSQDTSPRCKNQAAIERFLGSLLIGGQLPQVGDSSK, encoded by the coding sequence ATGACGTCACACCGCTCGCTACACGCCACCCCGAAACGCATTGCGGCCGCCATTGCCAGCGCGCTTGCGTCCGGTTTTCTGCACGCCACCCCCAGTACACCGGTGGTAACCAACGGTCAGGCGCAGGTGGAGCAACACCCGGGCAACATGATTATTCACCAGACGAGCCAACGCGCTGTACTGGAATACCAACAATTTTCCATTGGTGCCGGCGAAAGCGTGCAATTCATACAACCCAATGCCCAGTCGCTCACGCTCAATAAAGTCACCGGGCCGGACGCGAGCCAGATCGCCGGCCAACTGAGTGCCAACGGCCATGTGTACCTGGTCAATCCCAACGGCGTGTTTTTCTCCCCGGGCGCGCAAGTGGATGTGACCGGTTTGGTGGTCACCACGCTGGATATTGATCGCGATGATTTTATGTCGGGTGACTTTACCCTGCACTCGCCGGGCAACGGTGAGATCGTCAACCAGGCAGACATTAACGCCGATGCATTGCTCGCGTTTGTAGCGCCATTCATCCGCAACGAAGGCACATTGGCCGCCGACAAGCAGGTTCAATTACTTGCAGAGGACACCTTAGTCATTACACCCAACGGCGAGCATACCGGCATCGCGGTCAGCCGCGACGCCATTGCCGAATCCGATCGGACGGTGATCAACCAGGGCGATATCAAAGGTCACTGGGTGGTGTTATCGGCGGGTGCCGTCGACGCCCTGCACCAAAGCCTGGTCGATAACGCCGGCGCCGTCAGAGCCCATTCGCTGGCAGACCTGACCGGCGGTGCAATCGAGGCTGCGGCAAGCTCGGTTAACAATACCGGCACACTGCTCGCAGACGCACAGGGCGAAATAGTCATCACGGGCGACTACCTCTATAACAATGGCCACATGGCTACACCCGGCGGCACGATTTCCCTGAACGCCGAAAAGGTGTTGGTGTTGGATCACCAGAGCGAGCAGGATGCCTCTGCAACAACCACCGGCGATGGCGGCAGCGTCATCAACTACGCCAAAGGCTTTGCCCATTTTAACGCCGATGCGCGCATCGCCGCGCGCGGCGGATCGGAGTCCGGTAACGGCGGCTTTGTGGAAGTGTCGGGTATCGACTATGTGGAAGCCTACGGGCTGGTCGACACGCGCGCCGCCAATGGGACAACCGGTACCTACCTGATCGACCCCACCGACATTACCATCTCGGCTGCGGCCGAATCGGGCGGCGCTTTCGGCGGCCCACCCTACAACTGGGTGCCCAGCGGGGCCAGCTCCAATATTGATGTGGGCATTTTGCAGACCAACCTGCAAACCTCCAGCGTCACCATCAATACCGCCTCAGGTTTTGCCGGCACCGGTGACATCACCATCGCCACCGATATCGACATCGACGGCAGCGGCGCCAATGTGCTCAACCTGATTGCCGACAACAATATCATCATGAACGCCGGCACCACCATTTCAGATTCCAATACCGGCACCGTGGAATCCATGCAGCTCAATATGCAGGCTGGCGGCAATCTCATTATGGCAACGACCGCGTCACTCAGCCTTGGCGGCGGAAAATTTGGTGGCGTATTTGGTGGCAACGCAGATATCAGTGCCATTGTTTCACTGAATAACGCCGCCGACGCCATAACCCTGGCAGTGGGTGACACCCTGACCGATATTCATGGCGCCACCAATAATTTCATTACCCCGGGTGGCGTCATCATCACCGCCGGCACGGTCAATCCACTGCTGGTATCCGTCAACTCAATGGATCTGACCACCACCGTCGGCAACGCCACCATCACCAGTTCTGGTGCAATCAGTTTCAGCGATATAGACACAGCCGGCAATGCAACCATCAATATGAGTGCCGGCGCACTGACGATAGCTGGCTTCACCGATGCGGCCAACCTGACCCTGAATGCAGGCGCCGGCAATGTAATTTTGCCCGATGCCGGCATTGCGATCACTGGCAATGTGAACATCACCGCCGGCGACCTGCTGGACGCCGATCGCAGTGTGATCCTCAGCGGCAACAACCTGGTGCTTAATACCGGCATAGCCGCCGGCGACCTGACCATCAATGGCAATTTTAATACAGTCGATCTGACACAAACCGGCACCAACACGCTCACCTACGACGACGCCGACACGGTCGCAATCAATAATTTTTCCGTCACCGGAGGCGGTGGATTGGACATCCTGTCGTTCGGCGACATGAACATCGCCACCGACATTGATTACGACGGGAATAATGGTGCCGCACTCACTATCGGCTCCTATGCCAACAACCTGCTGCTGAATGCCAATATCCTTGACAGCAATACAGGGACCAACGATGCCATCGGACTGGTGCTCACCGCCGGCAACAATCTGGTGATGCTGGATACCAGCCAGGTTGATATTAACAATGGCGTTCTGCTGGTGAACGCTACGGGCGATGTCACACTGGGGAATCTGGCATCAACAAACAATACCGGTGTAGCCATCACAGTCACTGCCGGCAACCGCATATTGGATGGCGGTGACACCTTTACCGATATTGTCGCCGTTAATGGCAACACGCATCTCACCGCTGTCAACGGCATCAGCGATATTGAAATTCAAACCGAGCGTTTGTCGCTCACCAACACCGGCAGCGGCAACACCACTGTGACCGAAACCAATACGGTCATCATGGACACCATCAACACCGTAGGCACAGCCACCATCAACGCCACCGCACGCATCGAAATTGCAGACGGCGTGGTGGTCAGCGCACAAAATCTCACGCTCAACAGTACCGATCTGCAATTGGGTAATGCCGGCATTGCCAATGTAAGCGGTACGCTGAATATCGCCGCCGACAACATTTACGATGCAGACCAGACGGTAAACCTTGCCGCCGGAACACTGGTGCTCAACACCAATCTCGCCGGTGGCGATCTGGTGGTGAACAGCACCATAAATAACGCCGATATCAGCCTCAGTTCCGCCAATAGTTTTACGCTGAACAACACAGGTGCCCTGAGCCTGGACAACCTGATCATGGGTACCGGGACTTACCAGATCAATTCAACTGGCAACCTCACATTGGCCAATACCATTGATACCAACTCAAGCATCGGCGCCACGCTAGGATTGAATAGCAGCGGCGGCGATCTGCTGATTAATGCCAACATTGAAGACACCATTGCATCGGGCGACAACGTCACCATCAATCTCGATGCTGGCAACGATATTATTATGCTGGATGGCACAGTGGTCAGCGCCAATGATGCGGACATTACGCTCAATGCAGGCAATAACGTAGTCGTGTCGAGTTTGCATTCTACGAATACTGCAGGCCTTGCAATCACCGTTACTGCGGGTAACCAGATCATCGATGGTGGCGATCTTGATCAGGATATACGGCCACTGGGCGGGCGAGCCTCGCTGACAGCGGTGAATGGGATCGGCATGGGTAATGCGATTGAGACCCGAGGCACCGCCCTCGACCTCTTCAATACCGGCAGCGGCGACATCGAAGCCTATAACTTCAGTGGCACCATGGATGTGCGCACATTGAATAACGTGGGCAATACCTATCTCAGTTCTGCAGACGCAATTAAAATTCAATCGGGTGCGGTAGTAGCAACCCAGGACCTGAGCTTGATTGCCACAACCAACATCGAACTGCCAGATACCGCCATTGCAAATATTGCAGGCACCTTCACTCTCAGCGGTACAGATATATTCGATAGCGACAGAACGGTGGCGTTTGCAGCAATTCCAGTGGATATTACCACCGCAACCGCGGGCGGCGATTCAGTGTTCGGCCTCACCGGCAGCAGTATCACTCTGAATAATACCGGCACAAGTCTCATCACACTGAATAAAACCAATGCCGGCAATCTTGCCATCGTAAATGGAGATACAGGCAGTGGCGACCTGAGCGTAAATCTACTGGACGGTTTGTTGCAGGTTAACAATACTGCAACAGGGCTGCGCACTGCCGGCGCGCTCAGCATCAGCGCGAACAGTATTTTTGATGTGCCCAACGACGGTGTGGTCACACTGCGCGGCAGTAGTGTTAACCTGAATTTGCTACAAACATCCACCGCGCTGCAAACCAATCTTTTTACCAATCAACTGACGCTGACCGGCCCCTCCGCGACCAACTTGACCGTTCAACGCAACAGCGGCGATCTGAACATCAATGCCATCAATTGGGCCGGTGACCTGACCTTTAATCTAAACAGCGGCAGACTGATTCTGAACAACAGCGGATTAACCAGTGCCGGCACACTTACGCTGAGCGCGGACGATCTGCTCGATTCAGACCGCACGCTAATACTTACGGCCAATAACCTGAACCTGGCGAGCGGCTTCACCGGCGGCGACCTCACATTGAACACCACCGTCGCCAACCTCGGCATCACCAACAGCGGCATTAACGCGCTCACCGTCAATGAAACCGATGCGCTGACGCTGACATCATTGAACAGCACCGGCGCGCTCAGCATCAGCAACGCCGGCAACCTTACGTTGGGGCCAGTTGCTGCTGTAACTGATTTAGATCTCACCTCTACCGGCGATGTCATTACTGATGACACCGGCCTGAACAATGTGAGCGGAACTTTAGTCATCAACGCTGCCGACCTGCGCGACAGCGACCGCAGCGTGAGCCTTGGCGCAGGCACACTCACGCTGGCGAGCGGCTTTATCGGCGGTGATCTCACACTGAACACCACCGCCGCCAACCTCGGCATCACCAACAGCGGTACCAACGCGCTGACGGTCAATGAAACCGATGCGCTGACGCTGACATCATTGAACAGCACCGGCGCGCTCAGCATCAGCAACGCCGGCAACCTTACGCTGGCGCCGGTTACGGCGGTGACCGATTTAAATCTCACCTCGACCGGCGATGTCATTACCGACGACACCGGCCTGAACAATGTGAGCGGAACTTTAGTCATCAACGCTGCCGACCTGCGCGACAGCGATCGCAACGTGACGTTGCAGGCCAATACCGCCAGCATCAGTCTTGCCGCGCAGGCCGGTGCAACCGCTATAGACAGCCAGGTGACAAACCTGAACTGGACCGGGAGCAACGCACTGACACTGACACAAACCGGTGCCCTGCAACTCAATGCCGATATGGGCGGTGCCGATTTATCGATTGCCAGCAATGACAACATTCTGATCACCGGTCTGATTCTGCCGGCAAATGTGGCCATTACTACCAGCGGCACCTTGCAACTACCCGATGCCCTGCCCACGGCCGGCAGCTGGCAGCTGACCGCCGCCGATCTGTTTGATAGCGACCGCCAGCTCACGCTCAATGGCGCCAACCTGTTTTTGGATTTGTCGGCTCCCGGCGGCAATCTCGCCATCGCCAGCAATGCCGCCCAAGCGGATCTGAATTTCGCCAATCACCAACTCACGCTGGATACCACACCCGCGGGAGCACTGGCGCTGAACGATCTGGACAGCGATGGATTTGCCGCCCAAATCAGTAATGGTTCTTTGCGTATTAACCTGTTGCAGAATGACCTGTTTATCAACAGCGATATGCAAGCCACCGATACCGTGGCCGACGGCACGCGACACGGCAAGCTCGGCATTTTTCTGAGCGGCGGCAACCTTACCCTGGCCAATGGTGTCACCCTGGCCGCGCTCAACAACGTAGAGAACAGTATTGGCGGCGGTTGGGATAACGATCAGACCGCCCTGCTCATTCGCCAACTGGACCAAACCGATACAAGCTACACCTGGACGATAGGCACCAATGCCCTGCTGGAAGCACAAGGCGGCGACCTGGTGCTGGATAACTACAACGACGCCGCCCTCAATACCGGTGTGCGCACCATTACCCTCAACACCGGCAGCAGCCTGCGCAGCTACAACAGCCTGGGCGACAGCCAGACCGGTACGGTGATCAACCAAAGCGTGGACGCCAGCAATGCAACCCTGAGTGCCTATGCCAATCGGCAACTGGCGCTGTTAACCGAAGCTCCCACGCCAACCCCCACGCCCGTGCCCACACCGGTGCCGACCCCAATGCCCACACCAACGCCGGAGCGACCGGTAGATCTGGACAGTGTGCAGAATGATCTGTCCAAGCCAACCGAGAATACCGAGACCAGCACACCCAACGAAACCGCAAATCCAAGCGTGGATAATTTACTGACCCGCGCCACCGGCGCCTGTCAACCCGACAATAGTTCGCAAGACACCAGCCCGCGCTGCAAAAACCAGGCGGCCATTGAACGGTTCCTCGGGAGCCTGTTGATTGGCGGGCAATTACCCCAGGTGGGAGACTCATCAAAATGA
- a CDS encoding response regulator transcription factor, producing MEILIIDDHALFREGLKILLAQLGPDVVVTEVDSGQAAYEATQGNTEFDVALLDYHLPDQDGLSILSDLKVEAPELPVILLSAEEDPQLVQQALQQGASGFITKTSSAKVMVSAIKLVLSGGVYVPPLMVAPPVARPVPRPMGTGPKPTVDFKITERQQDVLSQMGLGLSNKEIARELDMSPSTVKVHVAAILKELDVKNRTQAVSKARDIGLID from the coding sequence GTGGAAATATTAATCATTGATGACCACGCGTTGTTTCGCGAGGGCTTGAAAATACTGTTGGCACAACTCGGGCCCGACGTGGTGGTTACCGAGGTGGATTCCGGGCAGGCGGCCTACGAGGCCACACAGGGCAATACGGAATTCGATGTGGCACTGTTGGATTATCACCTGCCCGATCAGGATGGCCTGTCCATTTTGTCCGACCTCAAGGTGGAGGCGCCCGAATTACCGGTGATTCTGCTATCCGCCGAAGAAGATCCCCAACTGGTCCAACAGGCGCTGCAGCAGGGCGCCAGCGGATTTATCACCAAGACGTCCTCCGCCAAGGTGATGGTGAGCGCAATCAAGCTGGTGCTGTCTGGCGGGGTTTACGTGCCGCCGCTCATGGTGGCACCGCCCGTGGCCCGGCCAGTACCCAGGCCCATGGGCACGGGGCCGAAGCCGACGGTGGATTTCAAAATCACCGAGCGCCAGCAGGATGTGCTGAGCCAGATGGGGTTGGGGCTTTCCAATAAGGAAATTGCGCGCGAGCTGGATATGTCCCCCAGCACGGTGAAGGTGCACGTGGCCGCCATCCTGAAAGAACTGGATGTTAAAAACCGCACCCAAGCGGTATCCAAGGCGCGCGATATCGGGTTGATTGATTAG
- a CDS encoding ShlB/FhaC/HecB family hemolysin secretion/activation protein, producing the protein MHWPLFICLFALCTLAFPGQAQVNLDPVAAAETMVVKRLVISGESSEINQQLDFDFLLKKANELRAQYPEEMTFHQISRLGDLLTQALRDAGYKFHYVYLPRQNARTGVVRLNVVEVTLDGVSINGVDDLSRARIEQVFDALITRPVYQPDIDTALRSLKALPELSLFAYYSRGIAPNSVRLNLRLSPKARHHVSVSTDNFGSESSGHYRATANYQWLSPLDQFDQLDLGLMYADGGAGNLYGYVSYRTPLASVDNTLTLTVSNNQYEVGREFSLLELKGDALIAGVSLHQRWLPSDQTQHRVYFSAFDKSVDYSNVFDDDSLVNDESAQVFALGWQHQFNTHTGGYRAHTDVSVRTGSHELTGNTEYSDKFALAWFSHDSVFYPGNQLLRLSLETQYSDKLLPSFEKMPLTGINGVKGFYAGQVSVDRGARLGLTWQWPPLWRGEHGNLWAFAYADAATGERLDASGTVFDSAQLASAGLGLQLSLANRFFARLQASAWQDAQMDNSLAPTELPLLVDLQYRW; encoded by the coding sequence ATGCACTGGCCTTTATTTATTTGCTTGTTTGCCTTGTGCACCCTTGCTTTTCCCGGCCAAGCCCAGGTTAATCTGGACCCGGTAGCGGCAGCAGAAACCATGGTGGTCAAGCGGCTGGTCATCAGCGGCGAAAGCAGCGAAATCAATCAGCAACTCGACTTTGATTTCCTGCTTAAAAAAGCCAATGAATTACGCGCGCAATACCCGGAAGAAATGACCTTTCACCAGATTTCCCGGTTAGGCGATTTGCTGACCCAGGCCCTGCGCGATGCCGGCTATAAATTTCACTATGTGTACCTGCCCCGGCAGAACGCCCGAACCGGTGTCGTGCGGCTCAATGTGGTGGAAGTGACGCTCGACGGCGTATCCATAAACGGCGTTGACGACTTGTCACGCGCACGCATCGAACAGGTGTTCGACGCGTTAATTACCCGGCCGGTGTACCAACCCGATATCGACACAGCACTGCGCTCGCTCAAAGCCTTGCCCGAGTTGTCGCTGTTTGCCTACTACTCCCGCGGTATTGCCCCCAACAGCGTGCGCCTCAACCTGCGTTTATCGCCCAAAGCCAGGCACCATGTGAGTGTGAGTACGGACAATTTCGGCTCGGAGTCATCCGGCCACTACCGGGCCACTGCCAATTACCAATGGCTCAGCCCGCTCGACCAGTTCGACCAACTGGACCTGGGCCTGATGTACGCCGATGGGGGCGCCGGCAACCTTTATGGCTACGTGAGTTATCGCACGCCACTGGCATCGGTAGACAACACACTCACGCTCACGGTGTCCAACAACCAGTATGAAGTGGGGCGTGAATTTTCCCTGCTCGAACTCAAAGGCGACGCCCTGATCGCCGGCGTAAGCCTCCACCAGCGCTGGCTCCCCAGCGACCAGACCCAGCACCGCGTGTACTTCAGCGCATTCGACAAATCGGTGGATTATTCCAACGTGTTCGACGACGACTCCCTGGTCAACGACGAGTCGGCACAGGTGTTCGCCCTGGGCTGGCAACACCAGTTCAACACGCACACCGGAGGCTATCGCGCGCACACCGATGTGAGTGTACGCACCGGCAGCCATGAACTCACCGGCAACACCGAGTACAGCGACAAATTCGCACTGGCGTGGTTCTCCCACGACAGTGTGTTTTACCCGGGCAATCAGTTGCTGCGGCTTTCGCTGGAAACACAATACAGCGATAAGTTGCTGCCCTCGTTCGAAAAAATGCCACTCACCGGCATCAATGGCGTGAAGGGTTTTTACGCCGGCCAGGTTTCGGTCGATCGCGGCGCCCGCCTGGGCCTGACCTGGCAATGGCCGCCGTTATGGCGAGGTGAGCACGGCAACCTGTGGGCATTCGCGTACGCAGACGCCGCCACCGGTGAACGCCTTGACGCTAGCGGCACTGTTTTCGACAGCGCTCAGTTGGCGTCGGCCGGCTTGGGGCTGCAATTGTCACTGGCCAACCGGTTTTTTGCCCGCCTGCAAGCCAGTGCCTGGCAGGACGCCCAAATGGATAACTCATTAGCACCCACGGAGCTGCCGCTCCTTGTAGACCTTCAATACCGTTGGTAA